CGCTCCCGACTGGATAGTCAAAGACGATTTCGGCGGCAGGTACGGCGCTCTGCGGTTCACCAGCTAATGGTGCTTGCCCGGACTCATCAGAGCCCAATAATTCTATACGGCAGCGGTAGAGTTGAGAGGCGAAATTTCAATCTGCCGCCCCACGGCAGATATTTTCACACTGGCCTGACAGGCCTGCTCAACCTTTGTGGCGTTGAGTCACACTGGCGTCCTTAAGCGCGTAATGAGCCATGCCCACCCTCGAGAGGAAGTACCGCAAACTAATCGCCGCGTTATCGTTTGGGGCTAACAGCTTTAGCACTACCTCCACGATGCAGCTGGCGAGGTGAAGCTATCCGAGCTATGTAGGCCCGCAATTTCGCCTGCCCGCCGAACGTTCTGTTCGGCTGCATAATGCGGTCGCGCAATGATTCATCGTGATCAGAGTGCCAAGGCACTAATTCACACCTATCTAAGGTTTGGTCTCAGAGCATCTACGTGAGTGGCTTGTTCATTTCCTTGCTTCGTAAAGCCCGAGATGCAATACGACTTTATTGAGTATTCCGATGCGCTGAAATTGGGTCACGTTCGCTGAGTTGGGGAAGATATGAAAAAAAATGTGCAGCTTGAGAGCCTAGGATTGCATTACGAATTTGACGGAGATTTAGGTATATTGAAGCGACCTGGATATTCTGGAATTCCGTATTCGGACGGCGACGATGCCGAGAATCGACTGGACGAGATTGTGTCGCGGGCAGCGGATTTAAGCGTTTTGTCTGACGAGCTGAAAGAGCACTGCACCGACTGGGCCAGCACCTACCATCTCTCACCTACACGAGCAAATATCCTTCGGCCATTTTCCGAATCGCTCCAGGGTTCCGAAGTACTGGAGATAGGGGCGGGATGCGGTGCAATCACCCGCTTTCTGGGAGAAAGCGGCGCTAAAGTGGTGGCATTGGAGGGGTCAATTCGCCGCGCGAGGATCGCTCGATCCAGAACCCGCGACATTGAAAATGTATCTGTTTTAGCTGAGCGATTCTCCGACTTCCAAACAGAAAAGCGGTTCGACATAGTAACCCTTATCGGGGTGCTGGAGTACGCATCCCTATATTCGGACGCGGAAGATCCCGTCAAAGAAATGCTCAACACGGTCCGTCGTTTACTAAAGCCCGGCGGCAGATTAATTATCGCAATCGAGAACCAACTTGGCCTTAAGTATTTTGCAGGAGCAAAAGAGGATCATTTGGGTCACCGGATGCTCGGGCTTGAAGGGAGGTACATAGCTGGCGGTGTGCGGACATTCGGGCGACGAGATCTAGAGCGCAGGGTAATCGAGAGCGGCTTTGTAAATACAAAGCTTTTGTTGCCATTCCCGGACTATAAGTTTCCGACATCGATAATTTCAGCCGAGGCATTCGAAACACCTGGATTCAATGTTGCTGCACTAGTAGCGCAAGGCGCACCACGTGATCCGCAGCTCCCGCACACGCCCCTTTTCGCACCCGAGCTTGTTTGGCCGCAGATCGTGAGTAACGGTCTAGCGTGCGATTTCTCGAATTCCTTTTTGCTAATCGCGAAGACAAGCGTTGATAATGAGCATGAACGGAAGTCGCTAGCATATCACTACTCGACTGGGCGGAAGAAGGCGTTCTGTAAGGAAACGGTTTTTGTTATTGAACAAGACAGCAATATTTCAGTTGTATCCAGTAGATTAGGTTCAAAATCTCTCATGGAAGAGGTTGATATCTCGTTCAGCCCAGAGGAAAGAACAAACTACATCAGCGGCAGCCTTTTATCAGAGGCCTTTGTCAAAATCGTAACAAAGGACGGTTGGGATTTTCGCGAGCTAGTTGAGTTTTTCAAACTGTACGGTGCCGTGCTACGTGCCGTATCCACTGGCGAAAGCGAGGACAGGCAAAGCTGCTCTCCAAATCGCTCGTTTGTCCTACGCGGAGAATTTATTGATGCCGTTCCCCAAAACCTAATAAGAGACCAGCAACTCGAGTATCATTTTTTTGATAAAGAATGGATCCGTTCGCGGCCGGTTTCGTTCGAATATATGGTGTTCAGATCTCTGATTACTCTCTCGGGTCACGTCACGCTAATTGGCAGACCGATAGATGAGGAACTCGTTACGTGGAATATCATTTTTGAAAAGTTGTTTCACGAACTTGGCTTGACATCGTTCCGATCGTGTAAGGGTGATCTCATTGCACAAGAAGCAGAATTGCATCAACTAACATCAGGAAAGTCGAACGAAGGCCCTCTATATAACTTTCTGCTTTCCGAGCTGCCGATACGTGTGGATGTTTATGCAGAGCTCGAGAAAAACGCGGAATCCACTCGGCTACTTAATGAAACCATCCGTCTTGGGAACACTCGAGCGCAGTATCTCGAGTCTGAACTAGCGCGCGAAAATTCCCGATCTATATTTCTTCAGGCTGAAATATTGCGGTTGAATGGTTTCCTTTTAAGCGCGCAACGGTTGGCAGGTCGAGTTCGAAAGTTTCCGTTCTCACTATTTTTCTCGTCCAAGCAAAAGTATCGCCGCATTATTGAAGAAGTTTGCTCAGCGCGACCTGGTGAGATCTTGAAGTCGGACGATGAGTAGCTATTGGCTGAGTACCATGTCTAGGCATCATTCTGCGCACTGGCAGTTTGGCAACATTTGCGCGGCTTGGCTTTAACCTATCGCTTTGATATTTTGTTGCGCACTTGCAGGGGTAATTTCCGGCGAATTAACAGGCTTCAAAAGCAGGATATCCTCGTCCATAGAACCGAGGAAATTCTCACTTAGAAGCCTGTTATTTGCCCGAAGGATAATCGAACGACACCCGCCTAGGTTGCTCAGATGACCTGAGACCCGACTTCCCTCCAGTTTTCGGGAGAGTCTTGAGTTTTTTGAACCGCCCCCAAACATTGGACCAGCGAAGGCTGGAGTTTTCCGGCTTCAGTCAGGGAGGCGGGCTGGTTACGCTTCCCGGATTCATCAGTGCGATCGGGACCTTGTTTCCAATCGCGCCATGTGGCCGAACCTCATTGTAGATCCTATGCAAGCTCGCCGCGGAGCTTGATAATCTGCCTCCGCTTTTCCATGGAGGATGATCATGAGCGCAGAACGTGTCAACGATTGTTATGTCGCCCTTGAACTCAGCCAACGCACATGGCTGATCGGCTTTCTTCTGCCCGGCACGGTTAAGGTTCAGATAATGACGGTTGCCGGTGGTGACGCCGAAGCTCTTCTGTCGGCGCTCGGAAGGATTGAAAGCCTGGCAGGAACTCGGTTGCCTCCAGAATGCACCATGGTGTCGATGCGGGTCTGCTACGAGGCCGGTTATGACGGCTTCTGGCTTGCCCGTTATCTTATCGATCGCGGCATCGATACCACAATCCTGGACCCATCCAGCTTTCTGGTTTCGCGACGAGGCCGACGTGTGAAGACAGATCGCATCGATGTCGAAGCGATGGTGTTTACGCTGAAGGCATATTTGCTCGGAGACAGGTCAGTTTGTCGACCAGTTCGGCTGCCCTCAGTCGCGGAAGAAGACGCGAAGCGTCTTTCTCGGGAACGCACACAATTGAAGAAGGAGCGCACGCGGCACGTCAATCGTATCCGCGCCTTGCTCGTACTTCACGGTATCCGCTCTGTTCCTGGTCTTTGGGGAGGACGTTGGAAGGAGGCACTTTCGAATATCCGGACCGGTGATGGCAGGGAATTAGGGCGGTTCATCTTCCTTGAGCTTTGCCGCCAGTTTGAACGGCTCGATCTCGTGCACTCGCAGCTCAAGAGCTTAGAGAAGGAGCGCATTCAGGCTTGCGAGACCGAAGGAGCCATCAACGACAGCGGGAAGATCAGGGTGCTGAAGCAGCTTGACGGCATCGGTGAAGTGGGTGCCACACAGTTGGTCGCCGAAGTGTACCATCGAACATTCAAGAACCGAAAGCATCTGGCCTCTTACTTAGGACTGTCACCCAGCCCCTATTCCAGTGGTGAGGTCCATCGGGATCAAGGCATCAGCAAAGCCGGAAACAAACAGGCTCGAGTGATGCTCGTCGAACTGGCCTGGTGCTGGCTTAAATACCAGCCACAGAGCGAACTGACGCGTTGGTATCGCGCCCGCTTCTCGGGGCATGGAAGTCGGTCCGGGAAGGTCGGAATAGTCGCCTTGGCCCGTAAACTCGCAGTAACCGGTGTTTCGGTCCCACATTGTCCTTCGCGGCCTGATCTGTGATCGACATTCCATGGATCATGAACGGGAGTTTCTCCATGGAGACCTCATTGGAGTTTCTCACAACCAGGAAGCCTGGACGTGAGGTTCACCGACATTGGCCCGATGAAGTCAAGGCGAAGATCGTTTCGGAAAGCTTGAGGCCCGGCATGACGGTCAATGAAGTTGCGCAACGCTATGGAGTGCGAGCGAACAGCCTTTCCACCTGGCGGACGATGGCGCGGCAGGGCAAGCTGATCCTGCCCGCACCGGAGGATGCGGTAGAGTTCGCGGCGGTGATCGTCGATCCGCCGGTTTCGGAACTGCCGCCTAAAATGCTCAGTCGCCCCGAGATCGTCCTCGGTCCCGTCACCATCCGTCTTGAGGAAGGTGCGCCTGCTGCCCGGATCGTTGCCATCGCTCGCGCCTTGGCGGCGGCGACATGATCTTTCCGTCAAACCGGGTTCGAATCATGGTGGCCACCAAACCCGTGGATTTCCGCAAAGGTCATGACGGCTTGGCAGCGCTGGTGAAGAATGAGCTGCACAGGGACCCGTTCACTGGAACGGTCTTTGTGTTTAGGTCTCGTAAGGCAGATCGACTGAAGCTGATCTACTGGGATGGCTCCGGTATCGTGCTGGCTTACAAGCGGCTGGAAGAGCACGCCTTTACCTGGCCCGGCATCAAGGATGGACTGATGACGCTCACCCACGCCCAGTTCGAAGCCCTGTTTGGGGGACTTGATTGGCGGCGGGTTCATGCCGTCAGGACGAGAACGCCGGAGACCATCGAATAGCTGCGGCAAGATGACTCAGGACAACAGATTCCGAAGGCAAATCGGCACAGAATTTGGTAGGTTCCCGGCCATGCTGAACGCCGCCGATCTTCCCGATGATGTTGCTGCCCTGAAGGCGATGCTGATCGCAGCCCAGGCACGCGAGACGGCAAAGGACGTCGCGATAGCAAGTAAGGACGAGCATATCGCTCGCAAGGACGAGCGGATCGAACGGCTTGAGAAGCTGGTGGCCGCCTTCAAACAGGCAGCCTTCGGGCGCAAATCCGAGAAGACCGATCCCGACCAGTTCGATCTGGCATTGGAGGACCTGGAAACGGCGATGGCTGCGATCCATGCCGAGGACGAGGCGGACACTCCTGCTGGAACCAGGACGACCAAGCCACGCACGACCAATCGTGGCTCTCTTCCAAAACATCTTCCGCGCGTCGAAGAGGTGATCGAGCCGGAAAGCCTGGTGTGCGCCTGCGGCGGCTGCCTGCATTGCATCGGCGAGGATGTCTCCGAACGCCTCGATCTCGTACCGGCGCAATTCCGAGTCTTGGTCACCCGCCGTCCCAAATATGCCTGCCGTTCCTGCACCGACGGCGTCGTTCAGGCTCCTGCTCCAGCGCGATTAATCCAGGCTGGATTGCCAACGGAGGCGACGGTCGCCCATGTGCTGGTCTCTAAATATGCTGATCACCTTCCGCTGTATCGGCAGGCCCAGATCATGGGCCGCCAGGGTGTCGATCTCGACCGCTCCACACTTGCCGACTGGGTCGGGCGAGCAGCCTATGAGCTGCGTCCCGTCTTCGATGCGCTGATCGCCGACCTGAAGCGCTCGACCAAGCTGTTCATGGACGAGACCCGTGCTCCGGTTCTCGATCCAGGCTCTCGCAAAACCAAGACCGGATACTTCTGGGCGTTGGCACGGGATGATCGACCGTGGAACGGCAGTGCTCCGCCAGGGGTCGCCTTCACCTACGCGCCTGGTCGCGGAGGCATTCATGCCGAACGGATATTGCGGGGCTTCTCCGGCGTCCTGCAGGTCGATGGTTATGCCGGATACAACAGGCTGATCGGTCCAGACCGGATTGGCCCAGACATTCGGCTTGCCTATTGCTGGGCGCACGCTCGTCGCAAGCTGGTCGAGATCACCCGTAACGGAATAGCACCGATTGCCGAGGACGGCGCCAAACGGATCGGCGAGCTGTACCGGATCGAAGCCGAATTGCGCGGCCTTGATCCGCAGGCTCGTCTTGCTGGGCGGCAGGAACGGTCTGCACCGCTCGTCGCCGACATGCAGGTTTGGCTCACGCATAACAGAGCCCGTGTCGCTGCAAAATCCCCGCTCGGAGAAGCCTTGGCCTACATCGCCAAATACTGGGATGGCCTCCAACTCTTCCTGACAGACGGTCGCATCGAGATCGATAGCAACACCGTCGAGCGGACCATTCGTCCGATTGCACTGAACCGGAAAAACGCGCTCTTTGCGGGTCACGATGCCGGAGCAGAGAACTGGGCCACCATCGCTTCGCTCATCGAGACCTGTAAGCTCAATGCCGTCGATCCGTTGGCCTACGTGACCAGCACACTCGCCGCCATCGTAAATGGCCATAAGCAGAACCGGATCGATGAACTGCTACCTTGGAATTATTCCGGGCGAACAAACGGTTGAAGTCCGCTTCGGCCCAAGGCGGTCAGTGAGGTTGCTCAACTTTGTGAATCCTCTAATTTCTTAATTGATTATGGAGAAGACTGATATGACATGGCTTATCCACTCTTTCTCGGGAATTGGGCCCATAAAATTCGGCATGACTCCAGAGGATGTCGCCACACATATCGGAGCACCAGACCGGTCAAGACGAGGCCTTCGGTCTGATACGTTCAGTGAACATCGCGGTACCAAAGCGCCAATCGTGCGTTATCGAGGAAATCGCGTTCGCGAGATCGAAGCCTTCTACGACATTGGGGTAGTTATGTTTCGAGGAATATCTATTTTCGAAACGAACGGATTAAAGGTACTCCGCGCATTGGAGCAGCTAAATGGGGGAGCTGCGATTTCTGCTGGGATCATACTGTTCGACAAGCTCGGCTTAACGGCGGGTCGCCTGGATGAAGGTCCGCCCACAGGGCATTCGGTAACCGCCTTTACGTCCGGCACCTGGGACGGCAAGACCGCCGACTTCAAGAGCATCAGCTTCAATGACCGCTAATGGCGCATTCTCGCCTTCAATGTTGCAGCGGGAATCTTCGGAATTGTCCATCGCGCTTGGTAAATGTGCGAGGAAGACACCGCTTACAACTCGCAATAGCGTTCTGGCGGTTTATCGAAGATGGCGTAGTCCCCGAAGGGGCTACACTAGCAGTCGCCACCAAGTAAGGTTTGACTGCCGACGGGCAGTTGAAGGGGAAGCGCGGCTACCGTGCGTAGAGATGGACATCAGACGCCGAGTTGTAGTTTGGTAACGCGCTTCAAGCAGACGCCTGGCCACCATGAATCGGGATTATGGTCGGGAGCAATGGCTCCAGCCGAATACAAGTCGAGGCACCAGTGTGCCAGATCGCCAGACGACTGCGAATAACTGGAGGAAAGCAATTTTGGGCAAGATGGAAGAAGGATTGACAAACACCGCTTCATACAAGTCTCTACGCCAATCCTCCATCTTTTCGCGGGCATCCGCAAGGGTCAGGAACCAATGTTGGTTCAGGCATTCTGCCCGGAAGCGGCCGTTGAACGCCTCAATGAATGCATTATCGGTCGGTTTGCCAGGGCGTGAGAAGTCAAGTGTGACGCCTTTCGCATAGGCCCAGAGATCGAGATCGCGTGATACGAACTCGGTGCCCTGATCGACGCGGATCGTCTTGGGATAGCCGACCTGGCGGCATACCCGCTCGAGCGTTTGCACAACATCTTCACCGCGATAGCTGTGCCTTGGATCAAGCACCGGGACGTAGCGTGAGAAGGTGTCCACCACGGTCAGAACGCGTAGCTTCTTGCCGGTGGCGAGCTGGTCGTGAACAAAGTCCATCGCCCAGACATCATTCGGCCCGACGGCCATTTGCCGATCCTCCCGCAGCTTCGCTTTCACCCGGCGTTTCGGTGTCTTGTTACGCAATTGCAGGCCCAAGTCCCTGTAAATGCGATAGGTTCGCTTGATATTGGTCCCCCAACCCTCGCGTTCCAACAGTACATGCACGCGACGATAGCCGTAGCGAACACGTATCTCGCAGATCTCACGAATCCGACGTTCCAGACCGGCCTGATCGGCACGGCGGGAGGTGTAGTGGTGGGTCGACCGATCGAAGTCCAGCGCCCCACAGGCACGCCGGATCGAGATCGCCCAGTCCTGGCACATGCCTTTCACCATCTCCCGCTTGCGAGCAGGCCTTAGAGCTTTCGGCGAATGACGTCCTGCAACATCTCGCGGTCCAACGTCAGATCCGCGACGATCTTCTTCAGCCGTGCATTCTCGTCCTCCAGCTGCTTCAGCTTCTTCATCTCCGGCGGCAACATGCCCGCGTATTTTTTCTTCCAGTTGAAATAGGTCGCCTGGCTGATCCCTGCCTTCCGGCAGATCTCCGCAACCGTAACGCCTTCATCACCCTGCTTCAGAATGAACGCCTTCTGTGCGTCCGAAAACTGCGATGCCTTCATCGTCTTCCGTTCCTTTCCCAGCCAGGAAAATGCACCGGAAAACTCTAACCAAAAACGGTCCAGTTTGAAGGGTTCAGATCACGATGGGCCGGACTCTAATCTAATCTGGAGGAAATTCTCAGTGGCAGGTCACTTGCTGCGGAATCAAATGGCTCCATTCCCCGATACAGCCCAAAACACCCTTAGAGTGAACTCCAAACTTGATAGGGTCGCGAGGAAATGCAACCTAGGGCTGATATTCATACATGTTTCGGTTTAACGTGTAACACCGCTTACGTAGGTTACTGCGCTGTCAAAACCCATTTCAGAGGTGTGGACTGCGAACAATCTTTCGAGTGCGTGGAGCATGGTTCCGTCGTTCGCCACCGGTTCGCACGGATAATCATCCCAGTTGAAGTTCAAATTCACGAATGGCGATAATGCATTAGACCTCATCCAGAACATATTTCCGATTGGAAAGTCAAACGCGTTCGGAAGATTTTCTAATCGAAGACGAGTGGCGATCTTCATTGCCCATTTTCGGTTTTTGGACCAACCTATTACATGTGGGTCTGCTGGGAAAACAATGCCCAAATTGGGTTGGGCTAAAAATTGGTCGATGATAAGATCTGTCATTCCTCCTGCGGTATCACCCCCAAGAACGTTCTCAAACAAAAGACCAGTCCAATCAGAAACCATTTCGGTGTTTGCTAGCGTTAGGCTCTTTTTTGTGTGGACGTGTCCGACAACGTCATAGCTTTGAACGAGTTCCTTTCCGAATGCTGTCAGCAGTGGACCGATGTCACGACCAATGTTGGGAACGACTCTAACTTCGATTTTCCCGTCGTATCCACTTAAAATCTTTCGAGCAGCTGCTTCCGCCTCTGAGCTTATGACGCTAACAAAAAGCGCCGGACGAACCGCGTTTGCAGATAAATGTCGCAATATTTTTGCGAGCTCATCAATGTAAAACGCGTGTATGTGCAGCGCACATCTGAGATCATGGCTCGTTCGTCCACCGTCGACCTTAGCGCGAGACTGAGGAGATGGTTGAATTATCGGGTAGATCCATCGACCGTTAGGTCGGTCGTTCCGCAGGAAGTCAGCGTACGGATCCGATTCTAACGGGCCGAACTCGGCCGGACGATGCATTGCATACACGAGAGGATTAAATCCTGGCTCAGGCCTTCGCGGATGCAGGCCCACAGAAAGTTCGTTCAAATAAAGCTCGGCGGCGGAGGAGATGCTTCGTTTTCCATATTCCTTCGGCAGCATAAATTCCGGATCGAAACTGGGCTCGCTGACGATCACGTTCACGTCGGACGTGAAATTTTTTAACCTTTTGGCCGCTGCGATACCAAGCGTTTCGATTTCCCCCCCATACCTTTTCATGTTGAAGGTCTCATTCGCAAGCGCCTTTGTCCTTTGCGATACATCTTCATAGATCGCTTTGGATTCTACCAAGCGGAGGAGACGATCCGCCATATCATTGGTATCAAGGTAATCGGCCACACATTGCTCTTCTAAGCCTCCTTTACGTAGGATTTCGGGTACTCCCGACGCGCTGTCAAAGCAAATAACCGGTAAACCTACAGTCATTGCATCAATCGCGACATTCGGGAGTGGGTCTAACCGACTACTAAGGACAAAAAAATCGGCTATCTCGTATACATACTCAATGTCACTTGTCTCTGGTATGATTATAACGCTTTCAGAGAACCCAGATCGCTTAAGTTGATCGGCCAAATATACCGAATAATATGCGTCAGAATCTGGAGCGAAACCGGCGCCTATCCAGGCAAACCTAATCCTCTTGTGCTGATTTTGCACAAGTGCTCGACGGGCAACCTCGATAAACAAGTCGACCCCTTTACGCAACTGGACGGTCCCTGCGCCAATAACTAGGATTTCATCGCCTGTAGGAGATAAAAGAGCCTTCAGACGACTTCGTTCCGCGGTAGACTGATTTTGCGCGCCACCCTCATTGGGGACCTCGCATTTTCCTTGAGGAAAGATGTGGAATTGATAGTTCTCGTCAATTCCTGTGGTTTCAACAGCGTTTTCCAGCGTCACCGAAGTTGAAAAGACGATCTCGTCGGCGTTCTTTATCACGTCGTAGAATGCTGTTCGCGGAAGGGTATAAGCGGAAAATTCATGCACAAGCATTACGCTTGGAGTCTTCGTTTCACGTAGTAGCGGTAATAAATAACGTGATTCTACAGAATTCACGACACTGAAATAGAAACTATTTGTGGAGAGAAAGTCTTGAAGCCGGGTCCAAACCTCCGTTCCCCTTTCTGGAATGGCCCCTAAGACGGCGACGCCAACTGCGACATCGAGAAACGAATCGATCAGGTTGCCGCCTCGAATGCATAACACAGTCACGTTGTAAGTATCGGACAGTGCCCGGGCCAAGTTGTGCACGAGAATCGGCGCTCCAGTTCTACTGGCCTCATGGCTCACCAAAAGCACATTCCGTTTCTCTCCGTCTCTCGCCAAACGCCCGGGCAACGTTGAAATGGTTTGGAAGGCCGAATGAGGTCCGCAATTTGCGACACTACCAACGACACCGCTCATACCTAG
This sequence is a window from Agrobacterium tumefaciens. Protein-coding genes within it:
- a CDS encoding class I SAM-dependent methyltransferase; the encoded protein is MKKNVQLESLGLHYEFDGDLGILKRPGYSGIPYSDGDDAENRLDEIVSRAADLSVLSDELKEHCTDWASTYHLSPTRANILRPFSESLQGSEVLEIGAGCGAITRFLGESGAKVVALEGSIRRARIARSRTRDIENVSVLAERFSDFQTEKRFDIVTLIGVLEYASLYSDAEDPVKEMLNTVRRLLKPGGRLIIAIENQLGLKYFAGAKEDHLGHRMLGLEGRYIAGGVRTFGRRDLERRVIESGFVNTKLLLPFPDYKFPTSIISAEAFETPGFNVAALVAQGAPRDPQLPHTPLFAPELVWPQIVSNGLACDFSNSFLLIAKTSVDNEHERKSLAYHYSTGRKKAFCKETVFVIEQDSNISVVSSRLGSKSLMEEVDISFSPEERTNYISGSLLSEAFVKIVTKDGWDFRELVEFFKLYGAVLRAVSTGESEDRQSCSPNRSFVLRGEFIDAVPQNLIRDQQLEYHFFDKEWIRSRPVSFEYMVFRSLITLSGHVTLIGRPIDEELVTWNIIFEKLFHELGLTSFRSCKGDLIAQEAELHQLTSGKSNEGPLYNFLLSELPIRVDVYAELEKNAESTRLLNETIRLGNTRAQYLESELARENSRSIFLQAEILRLNGFLLSAQRLAGRVRKFPFSLFFSSKQKYRRIIEEVCSARPGEILKSDDE
- a CDS encoding IS110 family transposase, which produces MSAERVNDCYVALELSQRTWLIGFLLPGTVKVQIMTVAGGDAEALLSALGRIESLAGTRLPPECTMVSMRVCYEAGYDGFWLARYLIDRGIDTTILDPSSFLVSRRGRRVKTDRIDVEAMVFTLKAYLLGDRSVCRPVRLPSVAEEDAKRLSRERTQLKKERTRHVNRIRALLVLHGIRSVPGLWGGRWKEALSNIRTGDGRELGRFIFLELCRQFERLDLVHSQLKSLEKERIQACETEGAINDSGKIRVLKQLDGIGEVGATQLVAEVYHRTFKNRKHLASYLGLSPSPYSSGEVHRDQGISKAGNKQARVMLVELAWCWLKYQPQSELTRWYRARFSGHGSRSGKVGIVALARKLAVTGVSVPHCPSRPDL
- the tnpA gene encoding IS66-like element accessory protein TnpA, with product METSLEFLTTRKPGREVHRHWPDEVKAKIVSESLRPGMTVNEVAQRYGVRANSLSTWRTMARQGKLILPAPEDAVEFAAVIVDPPVSELPPKMLSRPEIVLGPVTIRLEEGAPAARIVAIARALAAAT
- the tnpB gene encoding IS66 family insertion sequence element accessory protein TnpB (TnpB, as the term is used for proteins encoded by IS66 family insertion elements, is considered an accessory protein, since TnpC, encoded by a neighboring gene, is a DDE family transposase.), producing the protein MIFPSNRVRIMVATKPVDFRKGHDGLAALVKNELHRDPFTGTVFVFRSRKADRLKLIYWDGSGIVLAYKRLEEHAFTWPGIKDGLMTLTHAQFEALFGGLDWRRVHAVRTRTPETIE
- the tnpC gene encoding IS66 family transposase translates to MLNAADLPDDVAALKAMLIAAQARETAKDVAIASKDEHIARKDERIERLEKLVAAFKQAAFGRKSEKTDPDQFDLALEDLETAMAAIHAEDEADTPAGTRTTKPRTTNRGSLPKHLPRVEEVIEPESLVCACGGCLHCIGEDVSERLDLVPAQFRVLVTRRPKYACRSCTDGVVQAPAPARLIQAGLPTEATVAHVLVSKYADHLPLYRQAQIMGRQGVDLDRSTLADWVGRAAYELRPVFDALIADLKRSTKLFMDETRAPVLDPGSRKTKTGYFWALARDDRPWNGSAPPGVAFTYAPGRGGIHAERILRGFSGVLQVDGYAGYNRLIGPDRIGPDIRLAYCWAHARRKLVEITRNGIAPIAEDGAKRIGELYRIEAELRGLDPQARLAGRQERSAPLVADMQVWLTHNRARVAAKSPLGEALAYIAKYWDGLQLFLTDGRIEIDSNTVERTIRPIALNRKNALFAGHDAGAENWATIASLIETCKLNAVDPLAYVTSTLAAIVNGHKQNRIDELLPWNYSGRTNG
- a CDS encoding rhamnan synthesis F family protein, encoding MTKNNYDELSAEVRRLAEALALTTENYSNSLIEKNNLQVELAFARSRAHRVWKDYLLFKTLSWLVASPLPLSNRTRTRFRRSAEKRDPRRSLGMSGVVGSVANCGPHSAFQTISTLPGRLARDGEKRNVLLVSHEASRTGAPILVHNLARALSDTYNVTVLCIRGGNLIDSFLDVAVGVAVLGAIPERGTEVWTRLQDFLSTNSFYFSVVNSVESRYLLPLLRETKTPSVMLVHEFSAYTLPRTAFYDVIKNADEIVFSTSVTLENAVETTGIDENYQFHIFPQGKCEVPNEGGAQNQSTAERSRLKALLSPTGDEILVIGAGTVQLRKGVDLFIEVARRALVQNQHKRIRFAWIGAGFAPDSDAYYSVYLADQLKRSGFSESVIIIPETSDIEYVYEIADFFVLSSRLDPLPNVAIDAMTVGLPVICFDSASGVPEILRKGGLEEQCVADYLDTNDMADRLLRLVESKAIYEDVSQRTKALANETFNMKRYGGEIETLGIAAAKRLKNFTSDVNVIVSEPSFDPEFMLPKEYGKRSISSAAELYLNELSVGLHPRRPEPGFNPLVYAMHRPAEFGPLESDPYADFLRNDRPNGRWIYPIIQPSPQSRAKVDGGRTSHDLRCALHIHAFYIDELAKILRHLSANAVRPALFVSVISSEAEAAARKILSGYDGKIEVRVVPNIGRDIGPLLTAFGKELVQSYDVVGHVHTKKSLTLANTEMVSDWTGLLFENVLGGDTAGGMTDLIIDQFLAQPNLGIVFPADPHVIGWSKNRKWAMKIATRLRLENLPNAFDFPIGNMFWMRSNALSPFVNLNFNWDDYPCEPVANDGTMLHALERLFAVHTSEMGFDSAVTYVSGVTR